TAGGCCACGCTCTCAATAAAATTCTCAAAGATACGATTATTAAATCGAAATCGCTCGCCGGTTTTTATGCGGACATGATTCCGGGTTGGGATTGTCACGGTCTTCCGATCGAGGTTCAAGTGTTAAAGAATCTGGGAAAGAAGGTTCGTGAAACCGGACCCGAAGAACTCAGGCAACTCTGCAGAAAATATGCGGAAGAGTTCGTTGAAAGGCAAGGGGACGATTTAAGCCGTTTTCTCTGTTTTTGGGAGGAAGAGAAAATCTACAAAACAATGTCGCCCGATTTTGAAGCGAAAATTGTGGAAGTGTTCGGGGAACTTTTTAAGAAAGGTTATGTTTATCGAGGTAAAAAACCGGTCTATTGGTCGATCGATTTGGCGACGGCGCATGCGGAAGCGGAGATAGAATACTATCCTCATGTTTCCCCTTCGATCTATGTGAAATTTCCCGTTATCGGCGAGAAAAAACAATTCTGTCTAATCTGGACGACAACTCCCTGGACTCTTCCGGCAAACCTTGCGATTTGCTTTAATAGGAAAATTGAATATTCTATTTTTAGAACGGAGTCGGGCGAGGAACTTATACTTGCCGATGCTCTTGCGGAGAACGTTGCAGCGACAACTGGGGTCGTTCTTACGAAATTGAAATCGATTTCTTCGGAAGAGTTAGCCGCGCTTAAATTTCAACATCCATTTATCGATCGTATTTCCGTTTCCCTGTTCGGAGATCATGTGACTCTTGAGGCGGGGACGGGTTGCGTACATACGGCTCCCGGCCACGGCCAAGACGATTACAAAGTCGGTTTAACGGCAGGATTGGAACCGTTTTCACCCGTCGACGATTACGGAAGATACACGGACGAGTTTCCTTTGATGCAGGGAAAAAAAGTTTTCGACGCAAATCCGGAAATCATTCAACTCCTGAAAGACAAAGGATTACTTCTGTATAACGGCGAACTGGAACATTCTTATCCTCATAGTTGGAGAAGTAAAAAACCTCTAATATTTCGAGCGACACCTCAATGGTTTTTTAAGATGGATTTTCAAGACCTTCGTGAAAAGTCTCTTTCCGCGATCGACGGAGTCCGATGGATTCCTTCTTGGGGAATCACTCGAATTCGGTCCATGGTGGAGACGAGACCGGACTGGTGTTTGTCTCGTCAGAGAAACTGGGGAGTTCCGATTCCTGCGTTCACTTGCGAATCCTGCGGTCAAACTCATATCGACGACGCTTCGATTCAGTTCTTTACCAAGATTGTACGTGAAAAGGGGATCGAGATTTGGTATTCGGAAGAAGCTAAGGACCTTCTTCCTCCGGGAACGAAATGCGAGAAGTGCGGAAACGGTTCCTTCAAAAAGGGAAACGATATTTTGGATGTTTGGTTCGATTCCGGAGTTTCCAACTTTGCGGTGTTAGGTGAACGTAAGGATGAACCTCCGGCGGATCTTTATCTGGAAGGTTCCGATCAACATAGAGGTTGGTTTCAGTCTTCTCTCTGGCCTTCGATGGCTCTTCGAGGAATTCCTCCTTATAAGGCCGTATTGACCCACGGTTATGTTTTGGATGAAAAAGGACACGCAATGTCTAAATCTTTAGGAAACGGAATCGATCCTACGGCCGACATCATCCAAGTTTACGGAGCCGATATCCTTCGCTTGTGGGTCAGTTCTTTGGACTTTAGGGACGATATCAAGGTGGGAAAAGAATCTTTAAAAATCGTTTCCGAGCAGTATCGTAAGATCCGCAATACGTTCCGGTATCTTTTGGGAAATTTGGACGGTCATACCCCTGAACAAAATCTTCCTTTTGAAGAACTCGAAGAGTTGGACCGATTTTATCTTTCCAAACTCGCTGGTTTTGTGGAAGACGCGGTTGCGAGTTATGAAACCTATCAGTTCCATCAAATTTATCAGAAGTTGATCTTATTTTGCACGGTTACCCTGTCTCAGGATTATTTCGATATGATCCGGGACAGAATGTATTGCGACGCGAGGGATTCGAAATCCAGAAGATCCTCCTCAACGGCACTTCAGTATATTCTGGATTCCTTATGTATTCTCGTGGCGCCGATTCTTAGCTTTACCGCCGAAGAGGTATGGACTTCCAACGGAAAAAAAGACTCTGTGTT
The nucleotide sequence above comes from Leptospira weilii. Encoded proteins:
- the ileS gene encoding isoleucine--tRNA ligase translates to MSETQKENPYSSTVLLPKTDFPMKADLAKREPEQIRSWKQNQIFRKMREQRNGKKEFVLHDGPPYANGNFHLGHALNKILKDTIIKSKSLAGFYADMIPGWDCHGLPIEVQVLKNLGKKVRETGPEELRQLCRKYAEEFVERQGDDLSRFLCFWEEEKIYKTMSPDFEAKIVEVFGELFKKGYVYRGKKPVYWSIDLATAHAEAEIEYYPHVSPSIYVKFPVIGEKKQFCLIWTTTPWTLPANLAICFNRKIEYSIFRTESGEELILADALAENVAATTGVVLTKLKSISSEELAALKFQHPFIDRISVSLFGDHVTLEAGTGCVHTAPGHGQDDYKVGLTAGLEPFSPVDDYGRYTDEFPLMQGKKVFDANPEIIQLLKDKGLLLYNGELEHSYPHSWRSKKPLIFRATPQWFFKMDFQDLREKSLSAIDGVRWIPSWGITRIRSMVETRPDWCLSRQRNWGVPIPAFTCESCGQTHIDDASIQFFTKIVREKGIEIWYSEEAKDLLPPGTKCEKCGNGSFKKGNDILDVWFDSGVSNFAVLGERKDEPPADLYLEGSDQHRGWFQSSLWPSMALRGIPPYKAVLTHGYVLDEKGHAMSKSLGNGIDPTADIIQVYGADILRLWVSSLDFRDDIKVGKESLKIVSEQYRKIRNTFRYLLGNLDGHTPEQNLPFEELEELDRFYLSKLAGFVEDAVASYETYQFHQIYQKLILFCTVTLSQDYFDMIRDRMYCDARDSKSRRSSSTALQYILDSLCILVAPILSFTAEEVWTSNGKKDSVFLQTFPDLKSWKNQSLEDKFESALEAREVVQKALEIARQEGKLGKSLEAALEIVSKGGSSFGEFLPKETLELLFVVSQIHEKNPGMEILSSHENEKFSVKVLKPVQGECPRCWRHTEDISKDGDLCGRCKSVVV